From Triticum urartu cultivar G1812 chromosome 2, Tu2.1, whole genome shotgun sequence, a single genomic window includes:
- the LOC125539109 gene encoding regulator of nonsense transcripts UPF2 produces the protein MEHMENESHEGKKQDEEGHHNNEVVRLEEYKKLIDVKTALRQSNLNPERPDASHLRTLDSSIKRNTAVIKKLKAINDEQKDGLMEELKSVNLSKFVSEAVSYICEAKLRSADIQAAVQICSLLHQRYKDFSPCLIQGLLKAFFPGKAGDDIDPDKNSRAMKKRSTLKLLMELYFVGIVEDASTFINIIKDLTSVEHLKDRETTQTNLTLLASFARQGKHFLGLQKHGQEAYDEFFMGLNITDDLKTFFKKSLSSYYDAAVAILQSEHASLRAMESENAKILNVKGELSDENTALYEKLRKSFDQLLRCVSSLAEALDMQPPVMPDDGHTTRVTTASELSPSGKHFSAVEPIWDDEDTKAFYESLPDLRVFVPGVLLGEAEPKLVDQHGKVHEQTGEHKLEQGAEVQNNAEASVPEHQLEGKTNVGSKNREKKDKTGKEISKEKEADQKGDIEREKVRVTDGASLDNLLQRLPRCVSRDLIDQLTVEFCYLNSKANRKKLARALFNVPRTSLELLPFYSRLVATLSTCMKDLPSMLLSMLEEEFNFLMNKKDQIKIETKIRNIRFIGELCKFNIAPSGLVFSCLKACLDDFSHHNIDVACNLLETCGRFLYLSQGTTVRMSNMLEILRRLKNVKNLDPHHSTLVENAYYLCKPPERSARVSKVRPPLHQYIRKLLFSDLDKTSVQHVLRQLRKLPWAECEEYLVKCFLKVHKGKYSQVHLIALLTAGLSHYHDDFHVAVVDEVLEEIRVGLELNDYAMQQRQLAHMRFLGELYNYEHIDSSVIFDTLYLITVFGHGTLEQDLLDPPEDFFRIRMIVTLLQTCGHYFDRGSSKRKLDRFLLHFQRYILNKGPLPLDVEFDVQDMFAELRPNMTRYSSPELLASALAELEENEKTKQSESAASDVSCKSSANRPDKNGRGHEEVADSESYSGSRSIYRDGSEDGDSLYEENSDGRSGNGVVDDDDTRPSGSDEEERVQVRHKVVQVDPKEQEDFDRELRALLQESLESRKLEPRVKSTLNMTVPMKIVEGSKDSRATERESGEELTAEESGNAGGGSEVKVCVRVLVKKGHKQQTRQMLIPGDCSLVQSTKQQEAALLEEKQNIKQKILEYNEREEEEFNASSFQTGFWGQGGSSAGGSIGSAGRGSWDGSNRGGRGRQRYYIAGGIYHGYGRGR, from the exons ATGGAGCACATGGAGAATGAGAGCCACGAGGGGAAAAAGCAGGATGAAGAGGGGCATCATAACAATGAG GTGGTCCGTCTTGAAGAATACAAGAAGCTTATTGACGTAAAGACGGCTCTCCGCCAGAGTAACCTAAACCCTGAGAGGCCTG ATGCAAGTCACCTGAGAACTCTTGATTCCAGTATTAAGCGCAACACAGCAGTTATCAAGAAGCTCAAAGCGATAAACGATGAACaaaaggatggcttaatggaagAATTGAAAAGTGTGAATCTAAGCAAATTTGTCAGTGAAGCAGTTTCTTACATTTGTGAGGCCAAACTTCGTTCTGCTGATATACAAGCTGCTGTTCAG ATATGCTCGCTACTTCATCAAAGGTACAAGGACTTCTCTCCTTGCCTTATTCAAGGACTGCTGAAAGCCTTCTTTCCAGGGAAAGCTGGAGATGATATAGATCCAGATAAGAACTCAAGGGCCATGAAGAAAAGAAGCACACTGAAGCTTCTTATGGAATTGTATTTTGTTGGAATTGTTGAAGATGCTAGTACTTTCATAAACATTATAAAGGATCTGACGTCGGTGGAACATTTGAAGGACCGTGAAACAACTCAGACAAATTTGACTCTCCTTGCTAGTTTTGCTCGCCAAGGAAAGCATTTTCTTGGATTACAAAAACATGGGCAAGAAGCTTATGATGAG TTTTTTATGGGCCTCAATATTACCGATGATCTGAAGACGTTCTTTAAGAAATCCTTGAGCTCTTACTATGATGCCGCAGTTGCAATTCTCCAGTCAGAACATGCG TCTCTTCGTGCAATGGAGTCTGAAAATGCAAAGATTTTAAATGTCAAAGGGGAACTAAGTGATGAGAATACTGCCTTGTATGAGAAGCTTCGGAAATCTTTCGATCAGTTATTGCGCTGCGTTTCATC CTTAGCTGAAGCTCTTGATATGCAGCCTCCTGTTATGCCAGATGATGGACATACAACAAGGGTAACTACGGCGTCAGAGTTATCCCCTTCTGGGAAACATTTTTCTGCAGTAGAACCTATCTGGGATGATGAAGACACAAAGGCATTTTATGAGTCTTTGCCTGATCTCAG AGTATTCGTGCCTGGTGTACTATTGGGAGAAGCTGAACCAAAGTTGGTAGATCAACATGGAAAGGTTCACGAACAAACTGGT GAGCATAAATTGGAACAAGGAGCTGAAGTTCAAAACAATGCTGAAGCTTCTGTCCCTGAGCACCAGTTGGAAGGAAAAACAAATGTTGGATCCAAGAATAGAGAAAAAAAAGATAAAACAGGCAAAGAAATTTCTAAAGAAAAAGAGGCTGATCAAAAAGGAGATATTGAAAGAGAAAAAGTAAGAGTCACAGATGGCGCAAGTTTGGACAACCTGCTTCAGAGGCTGCCAAGGTGTGTGAGCCGAGATCTAATTGACCAATTGACG GTGGAGTTTTGCTATCTGAATTCTAAAGCAAACAGGAAGAAACTTGCACGAGCTTTATTCAATGTTCCAAGGACTTCGTTGGAACTGTTACCTTTCTACTCCCGTTTAGTTGCCACTTTGTCCACATGCATGAAGGATCTCCCAAGTATGCTCTTGTCAATGCTTGAAGAAGAGTTTAACTTTTTGATGAACAAGAAG GATCAGATCAAAATCGAAACAAAAATTAGAAATATTAGATTTATTGGGGAATTGTGCAAATTCAATATTGCTCCATCAGGCCTTGTTTTTAGTTGTTTGAAG GCTTGCCTAGATGATTTTAGCCATCATAACATTGATGTGGCCTGCAATCTTCTTGAGACCTGCGGGCGCTTTCTTTATCTCTCACAAGGAACTACAGTTCGCATGTCAAACATGCTGGAAATACTGAGGAGGTTGAAAAATGTGAAGAATTTGGATCCACACCACAGCACACTTGTAGAGAACGCCTATTACTTATGCAAACCACCAGAAAGATCTGCCAGAGTCTCTAAAGTCCGGCCACCTCTGCATCAG TACATAAGGAAGCTGCTTTTCTCAGATCTTGATAAAACAagtgttcagcatgttcttcgtCAGTTACGCAAGTTACCTTGGGCTGAGTGTGAGGAGTACCTGGTGAAATGTTTTCTCAAGGTTCACAAGGGAAAATATAGCCAAGTTCATCTGATTGCTCTTCTAACTGCTGGTCTTAGTCACTATCATGATGATTTTCATGTGGCTGTGGTAGATGAG GTTCTAGAAGAGATTAGAGTTGGACTTGAGCTGAATGACTATGCAATGCAACAGCGACAACTTGCCCACATGCGATTCCTTGGGGAGCTGTATAACTACGAGCATATTGATTCATCAGTTATATTTGACACATTGTACCTTATTACTGTATTTGGTCATGGAACACTGGAA CAAGATCTGCTTGATCCCCCAGAAGATTTCTTTAGGATAAGGATGATTGTTACACTTCTCCAGACGTGTGGTCACTATTTTGATAGAGGCTCTTCAAAAAGAAAGCTTGACAGATTTTTGCTACATTTTCAAAGATATATTCTGAACAAAGGGCCATTGCCACTTGATGTTGAGTTTGATGTGCAG GACATGTTTGCTGAGCTACGGCCTAACATGACTAGGTATTCATCTCCAGAACTGTTGGCTTCTGCTCTGGCTGAGCTTGAAGAAAATGAGAAGACGAAACAATCCGAAAGTGCTGCTTCTGATGTCAGCTGCAAGAGCTCAGCAAACAGGCCTGACAAAAATGGCAGGGGCCACGAAGAAGTAGCAGACAGTGAAAGCTACTCAGGTAGCAGAAGCATCTATCGCGATGGAAGTGAAGATGGAGATTCTCTGTACGAAGAAAACTCAGATGGCAGGTCAGGGAATGGGGTTGTAGATGACGATGACACCAGGCCTTCTGGTTCTGATGAAGAAGAAAGGGTCCAGGTTAGACATAAGGTGGTGCAAGTTGACCCTAAGGAGCAGGAAGACTTTGATCGGGAGCTGAGGGCCCTTCTACAGGAAAGCTTGGAGTCGCGCAAGTTGGAGCCACGGGTGAAATCCACTTTGAATATGACTGTACCGATGAAAATCGTTGAGGGGTCAAAGGACTCGAGAGCCACTGAAAGAGAGAGTGGAGAAGAGCTTACAGCTGAGGAAAGTGGTAATGCTGGGGGCGGTAGTGAGGTCAAGGTGTGCGTCAGGGTGCTTGTGAAGAAAGGGCACAAGCAGCAGACAAGGCAAATGCTCATTCCTGGGGACTGCTCACTCGTTCAGAGCACAAAGCAGCAAGAGGCGGCTCTGCTCGAGGAGAAGCAAAACATCAAGCAGAAAATCCTGGAATACAACGAGAGGGAGgaggaagaattcaacgcatcATCATTCCAAACTGGGTTCTGGGGTCAAGGAGGAAGCAGCGCAGGCGGCAGTATCGGCTCGGCCGGTCGTGGTTCATGGGACGGTTCAAACAGAGGCGGTCGCGGCCGGCAGCGGTACTACATCGCCGGCGGGATCTATCATGGCTATGGCAGGGGAAGGTGA